Proteins from a single region of Bacteroidia bacterium:
- a CDS encoding M3 family metallopeptidase — translation MKKNLLLISLSLLILVSCNNSTTETTATSDNPLLNKFETPFEVPPFDKIKPEHFLPAFEEGMKQQNEEIAAIVDNTEAPTFANTIEAYMNSGELLGKVGSVFSNLNSANTNAEIQKINEEISPKLSSHRDELTLNPKLFEKIKSVYQQKEKFNLNEEQLYLLENIYKSFVRNGALLPKDKQEELKKINSELSSQVVSFDQNLLAETNDFKLIVDKKEDLAGLPESVIAAASETAQKDSMPDKWVFTTSKSSMIPFLQYSENRTLREKLYKAYINRGNNNNTNDNKAILAKIVTLRSQKAKLLGYADYASYKLESRMSKTPEKVFELLDRLWVPAIKVAKNEAKELQSIINKEGGKFKLEAWDWGYYAEKLHKEKYDIDENAVRPFFKLENVRDGAFTVANKLYGLTFEPIKDIPLPHADATAFEVKEADGSHLGVLYMDFYPRESKEGGAWCDGYRSYHVKDGKPVTPVITVVCNFTKPTKDSPSLLSMDETETLFHEFGHAVEGLLSKNTYSTNYVAQDFVELPSQLMEHWAFNKDVLTLYAKHYKTGEIIPDELIEKLNKGGLFNQGFVTTEYLAASFLDMAYHTQKDIKEIDIAKFEKEYFQKLGLIPEIDSRYRSTYFGHITGGYDAGYYGYIWSAVLDNDAFEAFKEKGIFDKETATAFRKNVLEKDGTEDPTKMYVNFRGREAKIEPLLKSRGLL, via the coding sequence ATGAAAAAGAACTTGCTTTTAATTAGTTTGTCTTTGCTTATTCTAGTTTCTTGTAATAACAGTACTACCGAAACTACTGCAACAAGTGATAATCCTTTACTAAATAAATTTGAAACCCCTTTTGAAGTACCGCCTTTTGATAAAATAAAACCTGAACATTTCTTGCCTGCATTTGAAGAAGGCATGAAACAACAAAACGAAGAAATTGCAGCAATAGTAGATAACACAGAAGCTCCTACTTTTGCAAACACTATTGAAGCATATATGAATAGTGGTGAATTACTTGGTAAAGTAGGAAGTGTTTTTTCAAACTTAAACTCGGCAAATACAAATGCAGAAATTCAAAAAATTAATGAGGAAATCAGTCCAAAATTATCTTCTCACAGAGATGAATTAACTTTAAATCCAAAATTATTTGAAAAAATAAAATCTGTATATCAACAGAAAGAGAAGTTTAATCTTAATGAGGAGCAACTCTATCTATTAGAAAATATTTATAAGAGTTTTGTAAGAAACGGTGCACTATTACCAAAAGATAAACAAGAAGAACTTAAAAAAATTAACAGTGAATTATCTTCACAAGTTGTTAGTTTTGATCAGAATTTATTAGCAGAAACAAATGATTTCAAATTAATAGTTGACAAAAAAGAAGATCTTGCTGGTTTACCGGAATCAGTAATAGCTGCAGCTTCAGAAACAGCACAAAAAGACAGCATGCCAGATAAATGGGTTTTTACTACTTCAAAATCTAGCATGATTCCTTTTTTACAATATTCAGAGAACAGAACCCTACGTGAAAAACTATATAAAGCATATATAAACAGAGGAAACAACAATAATACAAATGACAATAAAGCAATTCTAGCGAAAATTGTTACATTAAGATCACAAAAAGCAAAATTATTAGGTTATGCAGACTATGCTTCTTACAAATTAGAAAGTAGAATGTCAAAAACTCCAGAAAAAGTTTTTGAATTACTTGACCGTTTATGGGTACCTGCAATTAAAGTTGCAAAAAATGAAGCCAAAGAATTACAATCTATTATTAATAAAGAAGGTGGAAAATTTAAACTTGAAGCATGGGATTGGGGATATTATGCTGAAAAACTTCATAAAGAAAAATACGATATTGATGAAAATGCAGTACGACCATTTTTTAAACTTGAGAATGTTAGAGATGGCGCATTTACAGTAGCTAACAAATTGTACGGTTTAACTTTCGAACCGATTAAAGATATACCACTGCCTCATGCCGATGCAACTGCTTTTGAAGTTAAAGAAGCTGACGGTTCACATCTCGGAGTACTTTATATGGATTTTTACCCAAGAGAAAGCAAAGAAGGTGGTGCATGGTGCGATGGCTATCGATCATATCATGTAAAAGACGGAAAACCTGTTACTCCTGTAATTACAGTTGTTTGTAATTTCACAAAACCTACAAAAGACTCTCCATCATTATTAAGTATGGACGAAACTGAAACTTTATTCCACGAATTTGGACATGCTGTTGAGGGTTTACTAAGTAAAAACACATATTCAACAAATTATGTTGCACAGGATTTTGTTGAACTTCCAAGCCAGTTAATGGAGCACTGGGCATTTAACAAAGATGTTTTAACATTATACGCTAAACATTATAAGACCGGCGAAATTATTCCTGATGAACTAATTGAAAAACTTAATAAAGGTGGTTTATTTAATCAGGGATTTGTTACAACAGAATACCTGGCTGCGTCATTCCTTGATATGGCTTATCATACACAAAAAGACATTAAAGAAATTGACATTGCTAAATTCGAAAAAGAATATTTCCAGAAGCTGGGACTTATTCCAGAAATTGACTCACGTTATAGAAGTACATATTTTGGACACATAACCGGTGGTTATGATGCAGGTTATTACGGATACATCTGGTCTGCAGTTCTTGACAATGACGCATTTGAAGCATTTAAAGAAAAAGGCATTTTCGATAAAGAAACTGCAACTGCTTTCCGAAAAAATGTATTGGAAAAAGACGGCACCGAAGATCCTACTAAAATGTATGTTAATTTCCGTGGTCGTGAGGCTAAAATTGAGCCTTTACTTAAAAGCAGAGGGCTATTATAA